One segment of Planctomycetaceae bacterium DNA contains the following:
- a CDS encoding TIGR02679 family protein codes for MSDSLVDTLRQPRLSRLLDRLAQRLRSHGVLQNSITLRNVTPTERSALEALTAQPSRGRHFTVDVAELESFLLSSGRCLSLAELVEAAVGESLRDIARRKQCDSAAWNDVIDGAARSVKDRQKLSEWLQQKGQSGHLKKLATDPEAAARLVSDVLRVTAELPKPIGDAVPLSVFAADTCGDAHALDSGTSLGRLVIGAAAALAGDEPPRSAGERRRVWESVGIVPDEMSATVLVWNLRADDASLVGQTLNRHADAGEPLRLTFAQLRRHPAREFRVPAGRSVFVCENPAVVAAAAAELKTAGGPLICVDGQPNLAVLRLLTLLADNGQQLVYHGDFDWGGLRIANFLMRQLPIEPWRYRADDYVPSPGGRKLKGSPVAADWDAELGHRMQAAGTAVDEESVIAGLLADLRWLT; via the coding sequence ATGTCCGATTCACTTGTCGACACACTTCGCCAGCCGCGTTTGTCAAGACTGCTGGATCGTCTGGCGCAGCGGCTGCGCTCTCACGGGGTGTTGCAGAATTCGATTACGCTTAGAAATGTGACACCGACCGAACGCTCGGCGCTGGAAGCGTTGACCGCACAGCCTTCGCGCGGAAGACACTTCACCGTCGATGTCGCGGAACTGGAATCGTTTCTGCTGAGTTCCGGCAGGTGTTTGTCGCTGGCGGAACTGGTTGAAGCCGCGGTCGGCGAATCTCTGCGCGATATTGCGCGGCGGAAGCAGTGCGATTCCGCGGCATGGAACGACGTGATCGACGGCGCGGCTCGGAGCGTGAAAGATCGCCAGAAGCTGTCCGAGTGGCTTCAGCAAAAAGGCCAGTCGGGTCACCTGAAGAAACTCGCGACCGATCCCGAAGCGGCCGCTCGGTTGGTCAGCGATGTTCTGCGTGTGACTGCTGAATTACCGAAGCCGATCGGCGACGCCGTGCCGCTGTCTGTCTTCGCCGCCGACACATGCGGCGACGCTCATGCGCTGGACTCCGGCACTTCCCTCGGGCGACTGGTCATCGGCGCCGCGGCGGCACTTGCGGGCGATGAACCACCGCGTTCCGCCGGAGAGCGGCGACGAGTCTGGGAAAGTGTCGGCATTGTTCCGGACGAAATGTCAGCGACGGTGCTGGTCTGGAACCTCCGCGCGGACGATGCGTCGCTGGTCGGCCAAACGCTGAATCGCCATGCCGACGCGGGGGAGCCATTGCGGCTGACGTTCGCTCAGCTTCGCCGGCATCCGGCGCGGGAGTTTCGCGTGCCGGCAGGCCGCAGCGTGTTCGTCTGCGAGAATCCCGCGGTCGTGGCCGCCGCCGCAGCCGAGTTGAAAACCGCAGGCGGCCCGCTGATCTGTGTGGACGGCCAGCCGAACCTGGCGGTGCTCCGGCTGTTGACGTTGCTTGCGGACAACGGGCAGCAACTTGTCTACCACGGCGACTTTGACTGGGGCGGTCTTCGCATCGCAAATTTCCTGATGAGACAGCTTCCGATTGAACCGTGGCGATATCGCGCCGATGACTATGTGCCGTCACCCGGCGGCCGCAAACTGAAGGGATCGCCTGTTGCGGCGGACTGGGACGCGGAACTCGGTCACCGGATGCAGGCGGCGGGAACGGCAGTGGACGAGGAGTCCGTGATTGCCGGACTGCTGGCGGACCTTCGCTGGTTGACGTGA
- the lhgO gene encoding L-2-hydroxyglutarate oxidase, translating to MTDTDVAIIGGGIIGLATAWQIGERSPSTKIVLLEKEDRVAAHQTGRNSGVIHSGIYYKPGSLRAKNCREGKLALEAFCTAHEVAWKQTGKVIVATRDEQLPALERIFERGTQNGVKCEMIDVARLKELEPHVAGIRAIHVPEAGIVDYPGVCRKLAELIRARGGEIRFNTKVTAIRQSTDAVTIDANGSTLTASQVVNCAGLHSDRVARMSGQSLKERIVPFRGEYYVLKPEAEYLCNTLIYPVPDPSFPFLGVHFTRMIEGGVECGPNAVLALAREGYTWGTISLKDLAESLTYPGFLRLALKYWKTGLGEIHRSLSKSAFVKALQKLVPEIRAEHLETAPSGVRAQSLAPDGNLVDDFLILRQDRVLNVCNAPSPAATASLNIGKYVVEQLSV from the coding sequence ATGACTGACACAGACGTCGCCATCATTGGCGGAGGAATCATCGGGCTGGCGACCGCATGGCAGATCGGCGAACGGTCGCCGTCGACGAAAATCGTGCTGCTGGAGAAAGAAGATCGCGTGGCCGCCCATCAGACCGGCCGCAATTCCGGCGTGATTCATTCCGGCATTTATTACAAGCCCGGTTCGCTGCGAGCGAAGAACTGCCGCGAAGGCAAGCTGGCTCTGGAAGCCTTCTGCACGGCTCACGAAGTTGCCTGGAAGCAGACCGGAAAAGTGATCGTGGCCACTCGCGACGAACAGCTTCCGGCGCTGGAACGGATCTTCGAACGAGGCACACAGAACGGTGTGAAGTGCGAGATGATCGACGTCGCACGGCTGAAGGAACTGGAGCCTCACGTCGCCGGTATCAGGGCGATTCATGTGCCGGAAGCAGGGATCGTCGACTATCCGGGAGTCTGCCGGAAACTGGCGGAACTCATTCGTGCTCGGGGCGGAGAGATTCGATTCAACACGAAAGTCACAGCAATCCGCCAGTCGACCGACGCTGTGACCATCGATGCGAATGGCAGCACGTTGACGGCGTCTCAGGTCGTCAACTGCGCGGGGCTGCACAGCGACCGCGTGGCGCGGATGTCAGGCCAGTCACTGAAGGAACGCATCGTTCCGTTTCGCGGCGAATACTACGTTCTGAAGCCCGAAGCCGAATATCTGTGCAACACACTGATCTATCCGGTTCCCGACCCCAGCTTTCCGTTTCTGGGTGTGCATTTTACTCGCATGATTGAAGGCGGAGTGGAATGCGGACCCAACGCCGTGCTGGCGCTGGCGCGTGAAGGTTACACGTGGGGCACGATCAGTCTGAAGGATCTGGCTGAGTCGCTGACCTACCCGGGATTTCTGCGGCTGGCGCTGAAATACTGGAAGACGGGTCTGGGAGAAATTCACCGGTCACTGTCGAAATCGGCGTTCGTGAAGGCACTGCAGAAGCTGGTGCCGGAGATTCGTGCCGAACATCTGGAAACCGCGCCGTCCGGCGTGCGCGCCCAGTCGCTGGCGCCGGATGGAAATCTCGTCGACGATTTTCTCATTCTTCGGCAGGACCGCGTGCTGAACGTCTGCAACGCGCCTTCACCCGCCGCAACCGCGTCGCTGAACATCGGGAAATATGTCGTCGAACAGTTGAGCGTGTAA
- a CDS encoding arsenate reductase ArsC: protein MTSKRRRVLFLCTGNSCRSQMAEGFLRHLFGDRFEALSAGANPAGYVHPKAVDAMRAAGIDISQQASKHIKDFLPPHGTPPDLIISVCGSAEKECPVFPGAVERLHWPFDDPFHATGTPDEQTAEFGRVRDEIREAIQNHFGT, encoded by the coding sequence ATGACTTCAAAACGCAGACGAGTTCTGTTTCTGTGTACCGGAAATTCGTGCCGCAGCCAGATGGCAGAAGGGTTTCTGAGGCATCTGTTCGGCGATCGATTTGAGGCATTGTCCGCCGGAGCAAATCCGGCCGGTTATGTGCATCCGAAGGCCGTCGATGCGATGCGTGCCGCGGGGATCGACATCTCTCAGCAGGCCAGCAAGCACATCAAGGATTTCCTGCCGCCGCACGGAACACCGCCGGACCTGATCATCAGCGTTTGCGGTTCGGCGGAAAAAGAGTGCCCGGTATTTCCCGGAGCGGTTGAACGTCTGCACTGGCCGTTCGATGATCCGTTTCACGCCACCGGGACACCCGATGAACAGACGGCCGAATTTGGACGAGTCCGTGATGAAATCCGTGAGGCGATTCAGAACCACTTCGGGACTTAG